A DNA window from Microcystis aeruginosa NIES-843 contains the following coding sequences:
- the arsC gene encoding arsenate reductase, glutathione/glutaredoxin type, translated as MKKVMFACRKNSCRSQIAEGFAKTLGAGKIAVTSSGLEAAKVHPGAIEVMQEIGIDITDQTSKSIRDFNPEDYDAVISLCGCGVNLPEGWVLQEIFEDWLIDDPDGQPIETFRRVRDEIKAKVIGLIEQLSR; from the coding sequence ATGAAAAAAGTCATGTTTGCCTGTAGAAAAAATTCCTGTCGTTCCCAAATCGCCGAAGGTTTCGCTAAAACTTTAGGTGCGGGTAAAATTGCTGTCACCAGTTCTGGATTAGAAGCGGCCAAAGTTCATCCCGGGGCAATCGAAGTTATGCAGGAAATTGGCATCGATATTACTGACCAAACTTCCAAATCAATTAGGGATTTTAATCCTGAAGATTACGATGCCGTTATCTCCCTATGTGGTTGCGGTGTCAATCTGCCGGAAGGATGGGTTTTACAGGAAATTTTCGAGGATTGGTTAATTGATGATCCCGATGGTCAACCCATCGAAACTTTTCGCCGAGTTCGCGATGAAATTAAGGCTAAAGTTATTGGATTAATCGAGCAGTTAAGTAGGTAG
- a CDS encoding RNA recognition motif domain-containing protein encodes MSVRLYVGNLPKESVEREKLQALFADEGDTITTKVIKDRKTGKCRGFAFVTVPSDELADQFIEKYNGQSFMENPIKIEKALPRSKGGKEEGEEAEGPEASVETPEKVERPTPKPTTAAPRKSSGGGGGGKKRKAERGGNNAPKVTSDGDALQPDPRWANELAKLKEMLAAQATNP; translated from the coding sequence ATGTCCGTTCGTCTATACGTTGGTAATTTGCCCAAAGAATCCGTCGAGCGCGAAAAATTACAGGCGCTTTTTGCCGATGAAGGGGATACGATCACCACTAAAGTCATCAAAGATCGCAAAACTGGCAAATGTCGCGGTTTTGCCTTCGTTACCGTCCCTAGTGATGAACTAGCCGACCAGTTTATCGAAAAATACAACGGCCAATCCTTCATGGAAAACCCGATCAAAATCGAGAAAGCTCTCCCCCGCAGCAAGGGAGGTAAAGAAGAAGGAGAAGAAGCAGAAGGGCCGGAGGCCAGCGTAGAAACCCCGGAAAAAGTCGAAAGACCGACTCCGAAACCGACGACGGCAGCACCGCGCAAATCCAGTGGTGGTGGCGGCGGCGGCAAAAAACGCAAGGCTGAACGGGGTGGCAATAATGCCCCGAAAGTTACCAGCGATGGTGACGCTTTACAGCCAGATCCCCGTTGGGCTAATGAATTGGCTAAACTCAAGGAAATGTTAGCAGCTCAGGCCACTAATCCCTAA
- a CDS encoding universal stress protein: MFERALICTDLFDGLHRLVHCVPHLALSGLKQVIFLHSIPVWEQPTLAAVNQAKIDAAKEKLSPALANIPDGMTVSLEISNRRPVDAVREILAHHSIDVILMGNPMRGAVQEKLFGSTSLAIAGITDIPLLIFRPQLLSVYTRDELALRCQHLWKHLLIPYDGSPDAIYLIEQMEKYAQTRAPGSFEQCLLVRVVENISRDPGVTESRLNDARRELESVQVRLEKLGLQVQSEVRQGTPVLEVLTAAEEDDISAIAVATCHRSNMLEWLAVRRINEDILHQLWFPLLFFSPKG, from the coding sequence ATGTTCGAGCGCGCTTTGATCTGTACAGATCTTTTCGATGGTCTCCATCGTCTTGTCCATTGTGTGCCACACTTAGCCCTGAGCGGCTTAAAACAAGTTATCTTCCTCCACAGTATTCCGGTTTGGGAACAACCCACCCTAGCTGCCGTAAATCAAGCGAAAATTGACGCGGCCAAAGAAAAATTATCCCCAGCTTTAGCAAATATTCCCGACGGTATGACAGTTAGTCTGGAAATCTCTAACCGTCGTCCCGTGGATGCCGTACGGGAAATCCTCGCGCATCACTCTATTGACGTGATTTTGATGGGCAATCCCATGCGCGGTGCTGTCCAAGAAAAATTGTTCGGTAGTACCAGTTTAGCGATCGCAGGTATTACCGATATTCCGCTGCTGATTTTCCGACCGCAATTATTATCAGTTTATACTCGCGATGAATTAGCCCTGCGCTGTCAGCATCTCTGGAAACATTTATTAATTCCCTACGATGGCAGTCCCGATGCGATTTATCTAATTGAACAGATGGAAAAATACGCTCAAACCCGCGCCCCTGGGTCTTTTGAGCAATGCCTCCTCGTCCGGGTAGTGGAAAATATCAGTCGCGATCCCGGTGTCACCGAATCTCGTTTAAATGATGCCCGTCGGGAATTAGAATCGGTGCAAGTGCGACTAGAAAAACTCGGTTTGCAAGTACAGAGCGAAGTGCGACAAGGAACACCTGTATTAGAAGTTTTGACGGCAGCAGAAGAAGATGATATCAGTGCGATCGCTGTGGCCACCTGCCATCGTTCCAATATGTTGGAATGGTTAGCCGTGCGTCGGATTAATGAAGATATTCTTCATCAACTGTGGTTCCCCTTATTATTTTTCTCCCCCAAGGGATAA
- a CDS encoding NblA/ycf18 family protein, whose protein sequence is MSQPIELSLEQQFNIRSFQTQVEKMSQEQAQDFLIKLYEQMMVRENMYKAFLKHQWGLDSNPWAPQ, encoded by the coding sequence ATGTCTCAACCGATCGAACTTTCCTTAGAACAACAGTTCAACATTCGTTCTTTTCAGACTCAGGTAGAAAAAATGAGTCAGGAGCAAGCGCAGGATTTCCTGATCAAGCTCTACGAACAAATGATGGTCAGAGAAAATATGTACAAAGCTTTTCTCAAACACCAGTGGGGTCTAGATTCTAATCCCTGGGCTCCCCAATAA
- a CDS encoding ArsR/SmtB family transcription factor, whose translation MFNSLTTSPDSLTQIYTGFQALSDPLRLQILQLLRHQELCVCELRDHLDIAQSKLSFHLKTLKEANLVRSRQEGRWIYYSLNLSQFLLLEEYLSEYRRFAALVPARFCEENQ comes from the coding sequence ATGTTCAACTCTCTGACCACATCTCCCGACTCGTTAACCCAAATTTACACTGGTTTTCAGGCACTCTCGGATCCCCTACGGCTGCAAATTTTGCAACTGTTGCGACATCAGGAATTATGCGTCTGTGAATTGCGCGACCATCTCGATATCGCCCAATCTAAATTATCTTTTCACCTAAAAACGCTAAAAGAAGCTAATTTAGTCCGCAGTCGTCAAGAGGGTCGTTGGATCTACTACAGCCTGAATCTATCTCAATTTCTTCTCCTAGAAGAATATCTATCCGAATATCGTCGTTTTGCCGCCCTCGTCCCCGCTCGTTTCTGCGAGGAAAATCAGTAA
- the rpiA gene encoding ribose-5-phosphate isomerase RpiA, which translates to MTAIDPVIIMKQEVGKAAANLVQSNSVVGLGTGSTTAYAIEYLGARLQSGEISNIVGVPTSFQAQVLARKYGIPLTTLDVIAKMDIAIDGADEVDPQKNLIKGGGAAHTQEKIVDSLADIFVVVVDGNKLVDKLGSTFLLPVEVLPMAMTPVMRKLEALGGKPSLRMGVKKAGPVVTDQGNLVIDVKFDSIDDPADLERTINNMPGVLENGLFVGVADLILVGEIIDGKPVVREIR; encoded by the coding sequence ATGACAGCAATCGATCCGGTCATTATCATGAAACAGGAGGTCGGTAAGGCCGCCGCTAATCTAGTTCAATCTAATTCGGTCGTGGGATTGGGAACTGGTTCAACGACGGCCTACGCGATCGAGTATCTGGGCGCTAGACTGCAAAGCGGGGAAATCAGCAATATTGTCGGGGTTCCTACTTCTTTTCAAGCGCAAGTTTTGGCTAGGAAGTACGGAATTCCCCTCACTACCCTCGATGTCATCGCAAAGATGGATATCGCTATCGATGGGGCCGATGAGGTGGATCCCCAGAAAAACCTGATTAAAGGCGGCGGTGCTGCCCATACTCAGGAGAAAATTGTCGATAGTCTCGCCGATATTTTTGTCGTGGTAGTGGATGGCAATAAGCTGGTGGACAAGTTGGGATCGACTTTTCTTTTGCCGGTGGAAGTGTTACCCATGGCCATGACTCCGGTGATGCGAAAATTGGAGGCACTCGGTGGTAAACCTTCTCTCCGCATGGGAGTGAAAAAAGCTGGCCCCGTGGTGACAGATCAAGGCAATTTAGTTATCGATGTTAAATTTGATAGTATCGATGATCCAGCTGATTTGGAAAGAACTATTAATAATATGCCGGGGGTTTTAGAAAATGGTTTATTTGTCGGGGTTGCTGATCTGATTCTCGTCGGTGAAATTATTGACGGTAAGCCGGTAGTGCGCGAGATTAGGTAG
- the arsB gene encoding ACR3 family arsenite efflux transporter, translated as MTNQINPKAAKAGGSLSIFEKYLTLWVIFCILAGIALGRSFPDVAQTLDAMSIYNVSIPIAICLFFMMYPIMVKIDFSQALRAARTPKPVILTLVVNWLIKPFTMVALAQFFLGWLFLPWLSQTEIIRGQTVSLASSYTAGAILLGIAPCTAMVLMWGYLSYSNQGHTLIMVAVNSLAMLFLYAPLGKWLLAANNFVVPWQTIVFSVLIYVGLPLIAGIYSRHWIFKHKGRAWFESRFLHYLSPVAITALLLTLILLFAFKGDLIVSNPLHIFLIAIPLFIQTNLIFLLSYVAALKLNLVYEDAAPAALIGASNHFEVAIATAVMLFGLNSGAALATVVGVLIEVPVMLMLVEFCKKTAFWFPRDPEKATLLDPRCLSSYK; from the coding sequence ATGACTAATCAAATCAATCCTAAAGCCGCCAAAGCTGGCGGTAGCCTTAGTATTTTTGAAAAATACCTTACCCTTTGGGTTATTTTCTGTATTTTGGCGGGAATTGCCCTCGGTCGGTCATTTCCGGACGTAGCGCAGACTTTAGATGCCATGAGTATCTATAACGTTTCTATTCCGATCGCCATCTGTCTTTTCTTCATGATGTATCCGATCATGGTTAAGATCGACTTTTCTCAAGCTCTTCGGGCTGCCCGTACTCCCAAACCAGTTATTTTAACTTTAGTGGTTAATTGGCTGATCAAACCCTTTACCATGGTGGCGCTGGCTCAATTTTTTCTCGGCTGGCTGTTTCTGCCTTGGTTGAGTCAAACGGAGATTATCCGAGGACAGACGGTAAGTTTAGCTAGTTCCTACACTGCTGGAGCTATTTTACTAGGAATTGCTCCCTGTACGGCCATGGTCTTGATGTGGGGCTATCTTTCCTACAGTAACCAGGGTCATACCCTAATTATGGTAGCAGTCAATTCCCTAGCGATGCTTTTTCTCTACGCTCCTCTAGGTAAATGGTTACTGGCAGCTAATAATTTTGTAGTCCCTTGGCAGACCATTGTTTTTTCTGTGTTAATCTACGTTGGTTTACCGCTTATTGCTGGTATCTATAGCCGTCACTGGATTTTTAAACATAAAGGACGCGCCTGGTTTGAATCGCGTTTTCTTCACTATCTCAGTCCTGTGGCAATCACTGCCTTATTGTTAACCTTAATCCTCCTCTTTGCTTTCAAAGGCGATTTAATTGTTAGTAATCCCCTGCATATTTTCCTGATTGCTATTCCCCTGTTTATTCAAACTAATCTGATTTTTTTACTTAGTTATGTGGCCGCTCTCAAACTCAATTTAGTTTACGAAGATGCGGCTCCCGCTGCTTTAATTGGTGCTAGTAATCATTTTGAGGTCGCAATCGCCACTGCGGTGATGTTATTCGGATTGAATTCGGGGGCCGCTTTAGCGACAGTAGTGGGGGTATTGATTGAAGTACCTGTGATGTTAATGTTGGTAGAATTCTGTAAAAAAACCGCCTTTTGGTTTCCCAGAGATCCAGAAAAAGCCACCCTTCTCGATCCTCGTTGCTTGAGTTCTTACAAATAA
- the arsH gene encoding arsenical resistance protein ArsH, with protein MLQSTHKPRILFLYGSLRERSYSRLLAEEAARIITEYGAEVRFFDPRELPIYGSVPDTHAKVQELRELSQWSEGQVWSSPELHGNISGIIKNQIDWIPLSIGAIRPTQGRTLAVMQVSGGSQSFNAVNTLRILGRWMRMFTIPNQSSVAKAYQEFHEDGTMKDSPYRDRVIDVMEELYKFTILLRDQVDYLTDRYSERKEKAAQEIATIAHKAIN; from the coding sequence ATGCTCCAATCGACTCACAAACCAAGGATTCTTTTTCTGTATGGCTCTTTGCGGGAACGTTCCTACAGTCGTTTACTAGCAGAAGAAGCGGCCAGAATTATCACTGAATATGGGGCAGAAGTGCGCTTTTTTGATCCCCGTGAATTGCCGATTTATGGCAGTGTTCCCGATACTCATGCCAAAGTACAGGAATTACGAGAATTAAGTCAATGGTCTGAGGGTCAAGTCTGGTCATCTCCCGAACTTCACGGCAATATTAGCGGCATTATCAAAAACCAAATTGATTGGATTCCCTTAAGTATTGGTGCGATTCGTCCCACTCAAGGCCGCACTTTAGCAGTCATGCAAGTAAGCGGAGGTTCCCAATCTTTTAACGCGGTTAATACTCTGCGAATTCTTGGTCGTTGGATGCGAATGTTTACTATTCCTAATCAATCTTCTGTGGCTAAAGCTTATCAGGAGTTTCACGAGGATGGCACGATGAAAGATTCCCCCTATCGAGATCGGGTTATTGATGTGATGGAGGAACTTTATAAGTTTACCATTCTCCTGCGGGATCAGGTAGATTATCTGACCGATCGCTATAGTGAAAGGAAGGAAAAAGCCGCCCAAGAAATAGCCACAATTGCCCATAAAGCTATTAATTAA